The sequence AACCTAGCATTTGAAggtaaaaactgaaaatagaagttaaaagttacaaaaaaatatgccAAGATTTATATCAAATCGTCTATATATAAGTTCAAGAACGACTTAcgcaaaaaattcaatcatcTATAGGAGCAAATccattgataaaaaatataactaagaGAACCACTAAATGCTACAAatcaattatgcaaaaaattgaacagaaaaagaaagaaataataaactcATCCATGAGATGCAAAATGAAAACCCTGTAATATTACTTGATAGCCGCTTTGTTTATTCACATTCGTTGAACCAAGAATCATTATAATGTCGTAAAAGGTGAATTTTGTCTGCGTATCGcatatctatatacatatcactgTACGTGTGTGTGCGGGTGGGTATGTACCGGATCATCTGGTTTTATGACGAAATAAAAGGTTACGGCACTTACCATTTCTGATTCCAAGATGACTTCAGAGCTCCAAGTAGTGGGAATCCAACATTCAAAGACTCTGAATTTGCTTCTTCTCTCGTTCAAAATCTTCGGGCACAATCCTGTCCCCTTTTCAGGTATGAAGAAAGAGAATTAGGGTTTTGTTGTGAATAAAAAAAGTCGGTGAGCGTTGAGCATCGAGAGAAAGGGCGGATTAGTGAAAGACTGACGAATAATCATCACGTGAGATGCACGTGGCCTCCTATGCCTTGATCTTTTTcctttatgaattataattgaattttttgcttaatatttatatatatataaaaaaaaaatctccatACTCACAAACGATGATTAATAACATCAtcgcatcaattttttataaagtcaaTGTCCTTCAACTAATAATAcaactaatttattcaacttttcaaattttatattaaccaataaattattttttaaatataatatattttaaaatatgaaagattatataatatagGTATCCAAAAATGGTGAACCacaatttctaattttttttacaattgctGCAAAATATTCATTTCGGTAAAATTCATTAGaccattaaatttaattatcattactgtaccaatatattaaaaattaaatttaaatatcagttgattgaaatattataagcTGACTGCTGTCAGTGACATAATGCCCACCAAAACTTCTTCAAGATTGAAATTATAGAGCAGCCACGCCTGAAAAATGATGCCaagttttcaaaaatttacCACCATTATATTTCAACTTTACAATTAATAGAAGGGATAATTGCACTATTCTCACCTAAAATTTGGTACAGcgaccaaaaattatatttaatacttttgatatttataaattttactgaatttattgagattaacaaaaaaataaataaataaaaattcataccaggttaaacaaatcttttttttgACTAAATTACCATTCACACACTAATATATGTGTGGAGGTTATATTCACTTTTATAAAGGTAATTTAATcgagaaataaatttatttgacatgtataagtcaataataatcaaatgaagataaatatgaatttttcttcgattattttgctaatatctacaaattcggtgaattttgactagcAAAAGGATCTATTCGTTAGAAAGGTACTAgacttaattttctaaaccatataaaatttacgtgtaattacaccaaaccccATGATAGaacaatgtaattataatttaattaagcatatgaagaaatagaaaatgtattttcaaataataataataataataatgaacagattactttaattatccacataatttcttataataCTTTGTAACATATCAAAAGATTCACTCAAACAACAACAATTAAGTCCCTTCTAGTAACTGTTCCCAAATACGACAATCTGAACAACAACTAGAGAAGAACAGAAAAAAGCAAATCTATAATAAGACCTGACTCGAGACTGAATCACATCAACCCCAAACAACCCCTCacaacaattaataaataacaacaaatatatatatataagtgtgaACTTCACAAATCAAATGAACACTTGGTATAAGTGGGAActaatttgtttctttcttcttctctgcCAGACTGCCACTGAATTCAAACAGCTTATTGCCTGCTGCATTCTGGTAAGAGGCAATATTTTCAACTCAGCACTCCATTCACATCGTTGTTCGTAATGGAGCTAGTGTCGACCTTCGGTGGGCCTGAGTGTCGCCTGGTCCGGGCCGGAGAAGGTGGAAAAGAAAGCCGTTTCTTGGCCAGCCCAGCTGATCCCTTCTCAGGAGTGCCGTTTTCCAACCCCAATGGACTTGGTAACTTCGACTTGGCCTTTGCCGACCGAGTTGGTGCCATGTAACTTGGAACCGATGAAAAACTCGCCACGCTCTCGTCGTCTCTTACTGATGAACCAGCAATGCTGTGTCGCCTATTCCCGACGCTGACTACACTCCTTGAGTCGTCATCTTGAATCATTGTGCTCCCTCTAGGGCTTGCAGgtttcaattttcttgctGCCGGCTTTGAAGAGGGAGTTGCAGGGGATAGGTGGCTAGAAGGCGGCTTTTGGCTGACTGGTGAAGATGGATTGTCAGAGTTTAGCTGATGACGGGCGAACGATTTAGTGATTTCTCCCACAGCAATTCCTGGGCTAGCACTTTTGACAGATAAACGGTCACTGTTAAGATCTTTCTCCGCTGCGGTTTGAGTCTCACCTGACTGGGCAGCCATCCATCGATCTAACCAGCTCCAGCCCCATTGGGGATTAGTTGGGTCCATAAACAATAAGTTGGTAGGTTTTGCTGATTTCTTCCATGTTTGCTGTTCAATTGAAGCGCAAAAATCTTGAATAAAATTTCGCATGCCAGATACTAAGAACATTCCATTCTACCCAAGGCACAGGGAATGACACTTAAACTTTCAAATCCTTTATCTATATGTTCTAATCGCTACCTAGTGGATATATGAAAAAGTACCTGGTGAGTATATGAATAAGCTAGAGCTCTTTCTCGCCTCATTGCAGCTTCATACTTCTGCAGCAAGCTCGCCTCGATTTGCTCTTTTGATTGAAGACTATCATCCCATTCCTCTCCCATCTGCAACAGCATTGAAGACTCTATAGGTGAAAAGAACTTgttgaaatttaaaagaatgGTTAAATGAGGCTTTTGATGTAGGAAAATTACAAGTTGACGCTCCACGGTATGTCTCAATGAAAACAGTGGCCAAGTTTATGCTTTCATATTAGAGAACATACCCGAAAGAGTCACTATGTAATGTGGAGATTCTTACTTgcttataaagaaataatgttACTAGCAAAAACTCACTCTCAGGCTCTCCAGCTCTCTAGCGCGTTTCTGCAGGAGTTGTCTCTGAAGTGCCCGATTTTCCTCCAACATCCTGATTCGTCTCGACTGAATCTGAGACTGCACGCGAGATAGAGTCTGCATGCATTTGAGAGTGTTTGAAGTCTGACGTTTTGCAGTCGGCCCATCAACAAGTAATTTCAGTCTGACAAGCCCTCTTAGAGCTCTCAATGCTCTCCTTGCCTGAAAGTTAGGAAGTCAGAGATACCAACCCTCTAGTAAACATAATTCTACCTGAAAGACTTATCTAAGCGAAGGTGACTGTGCTCTTTCCACTAGAGT comes from Sesamum indicum cultivar Zhongzhi No. 13 linkage group LG10, S_indicum_v1.0, whole genome shotgun sequence and encodes:
- the LOC105172919 gene encoding protein IQ-DOMAIN 1-like isoform X1: MGRKGSWFSSVKKVLSPDSKVKKAEKANKSKQKCFGKETPSVSYSPTPDPVELPDPHPLPPVEEVKVTEVEDEQTKHAYSVAVATAAAAEAAVAAAQAAAEVVRLTTVTQFAGKSKEEVAAIRIQTAFRGYLARRALRALRGLVRLKLLVDGPTAKRQTSNTLKCMQTLSRVQSQIQSRRIRMLEENRALQRQLLQKRARELESLRMGEEWDDSLQSKEQIEASLLQKYEAAMRRERALAYSYTHQQTWKKSAKPTNLLFMDPTNPQWGWSWLDRWMAAQSGETQTAAEKDLNSDRLSVKSASPGIAVGEITKSFARHQLNSDNPSSPVSQKPPSSHLSPATPSSKPAARKLKPASPRGSTMIQDDDSRSVVSVGNRRHSIAGSSVRDDESVASFSSVPSYMAPTRSAKAKSKLPSPLGLENGTPEKGSAGLAKKRLSFPPSPARTRRHSGPPKVDTSSITNNDVNGVLS
- the LOC105172919 gene encoding protein IQ-DOMAIN 1-like isoform X2 — its product is MGRKGSWFSSVKKVLSPDSKKANKSKQKCFGKETPSVSYSPTPDPVELPDPHPLPPVEEVKVTEVEDEQTKHAYSVAVATAAAAEAAVAAAQAAAEVVRLTTVTQFAGKSKEEVAAIRIQTAFRGYLARRALRALRGLVRLKLLVDGPTAKRQTSNTLKCMQTLSRVQSQIQSRRIRMLEENRALQRQLLQKRARELESLRMGEEWDDSLQSKEQIEASLLQKYEAAMRRERALAYSYTHQQTWKKSAKPTNLLFMDPTNPQWGWSWLDRWMAAQSGETQTAAEKDLNSDRLSVKSASPGIAVGEITKSFARHQLNSDNPSSPVSQKPPSSHLSPATPSSKPAARKLKPASPRGSTMIQDDDSRSVVSVGNRRHSIAGSSVRDDESVASFSSVPSYMAPTRSAKAKSKLPSPLGLENGTPEKGSAGLAKKRLSFPPSPARTRRHSGPPKVDTSSITNNDVNGVLS